The Deltaproteobacteria bacterium nucleotide sequence AATGGTGACATCCATCTAATGGAAGCCACCATTTTTAAGAAAGCTTTTTAATTCTTTAAACTTCCGTACTTGCTTTCGGAGCCGATTCCGTCTTTACGGATTCGGTTGTCTCGGTTTTTCCTGCATCATCTTTTTTCGCTTCACTTACCGGCGCCTTCTTTCCACCGTAGTCGGTGACGTACCATCCTGTGCCCTTCAGATGGAAAGATGAAACAGAAATAAGCTTATGAACGGGGCCTCTACAAAATTTGCAACTCTTGACGGCCGGATCAG carries:
- a CDS encoding zinc ribbon domain-containing protein yields the protein MPIYEYKCRKCGKEYELFQKISDPAVKSCKFCRGPVHKLISVSSFHLKGTGWYVTDYGGKKAPVSEAKKDDAGKTETTESVKTESAPKASTEV